A part of Brassica rapa cultivar Chiifu-401-42 chromosome A05, CAAS_Brap_v3.01, whole genome shotgun sequence genomic DNA contains:
- the LOC103867532 gene encoding glycolipid transfer protein 1, with protein MEGSVFTPCLEGMKHVKSEHGEMLSKPFLDLCKTILPVLDKFGPAMTLVKSDIGGNISRLEKNYLSDPDKYKYLYTFVQGEIESKTAKGSSSCTNGLLWLTRAMDFLVELFRNLVAHQDWSMSQACGDSYQKTLKKWHGWLASSSFTMALKLAPDRKKFIDVISGSGDIYTDMAKFCSEFGPLLQYNHKFLASVRMDDMKAS; from the exons ATGGAAGGGAGTGTGTTTACGCCTTGTTTGGAAGGAATGAAGCATGTCAAGTCTGAACATGGCGAGATGCTTTCTAAGCCTTTTCTTGACCTCTGCAAGACCATCTTGCCTGTTTTAG ATAAGTTTGGACCAGCTATGACTCTCGTGAAATCTGACATTGGTGGCAACATATCG AGGTTGGAGAAGAACTACTTGTCTGATCCAGACAAATACAAGTACTTGTACACCTTTGTTCAAGGTGAAATTGAGTCCAAGACTGCAAAAGGATCCTCTAGTTGTACCAACGGTCTTCTCTGGTTAACCAG AGCAATGGATTTTTTAGTGGAGCTGTTCCGCAATTTGGTAGCACATCAAGATTGGTCGATGTCACAAGCTTGTGGCGACTCGTACCAAAAAACACTCAAGAAGTGGCACGGATGGCTCGCTAGCTCTAGCTTCACT ATGGCTTTAAAGCTTGCTCCAGACAGGAAGAAATTCATAGATGTCATATCTGGTTCTGGTGACATCTACACAGACATGGCAAAGTTTTGCTCTGAGTTTGGTCCGTTGCTTCAATATAATCATAAGTTCCTG GCTAGCGTTCGTATGGACGACATGAAAGCTTCTTAA